Genomic DNA from Bacteroides zhangwenhongii:
AGGCCTCCGGAACCCGTTATGGAGCAATAACAAATATAGACGGGCGATTTACGATGCAAGGTATGCGTGCCGGCGGTCCTTATAAAGTTGAAGTTTCCTACGTGGGATATAGCACTGCGGTTTTCAATAAGATTAATCTTCAATTAGGAGAAACCTACCAGTTAGATATTCAGTTAAAAGAATCCTCAGAATTATTGGATGAGGTTGTTGTTACAGGTCAGAAAGGTGTGGCAGCCAGTCGTACTGGAGCTGCAACTAGCTTTTCTTTAAAGAATATAGAATCAGTGCCGACAATGAGCCGTAGTCTGAATGACATCACCCGTCTGACTCCGCAGGCTACTGTAAATTCCAATGGTGCGATTTCTTTTGCAGGTGCCAACAACCGCTATAATAGCTTCCAAATTGATGGAGCAATGAATAATGACGTGTTCGGCCTTACTTCCAATGGAACGAACGGAGGACAAGCTAGCGTTGAACCGGTTTCATTAGAGACGATTGAACAGATTCAGATAAATATTGCGCCTTTTGACGTTCGCCAGTCAGGTTTTACTGGTGGTGGAATTAATGCAATTACTAAGTCCGGTACAAATAAGTTTCACGGTTCCGCATATTTCTTTGGAAATACACAAGCTTTGATCGGAACTACTGCCGGAGAGATGGAAGAAGGACAGAAACGTACAAAATTAGATAAACAGCATGATTATCAATGGGGTGTAACGATTGGTGGTCCTATTATTAAGGACAAACTCTTCTTCTTTGCCAATTACGAAAAAACGGATAAATCTTATCCGACAGCATATAATGTTGGTGATGGTTCCGATTTCACACTTGAGGAGACGCAGCGTGTATTGGATATTTTGAAGGATAAAACAGGTGGTAAATACAATGCGAATTTTGATCCGAAAGACATCTATACACGTTCAGATAAAGTAGGAACAAAAATAGACTGGAATATAAATGATCGTAATAAATTTACGGCTCGTTATAGTTTTGTAGGAGCACAACGTTATAATTTCTCTCGTTCATACTCAAAACTGAATGCTTCCGATGTAGCGTTTGTTTTTACTAATAAGACACATTCACTGACAGCCGAATTAAATTCCCGCATTGGCGATAATATGAATAATGAAGCTCGTTTTTCATATGTACGTGTACGCGATAACCGTGAGCCTCAGGGAGATATATTCCCGGCAATTACCGTAAAGAAAGGGGCATCTTCAATGCTTTTGGGTACAGAATACTCTTCTTGTGCAAATCGTTTGGATCAGGACATTTTCACATTATCAGATAACTTCTCCGTATTGTTAGGCAATCACTCATTGATATTCGGTACTCATAATGAGATGTATCAATTTGAGAATCTGTTTATTCAGAATCTCTATGGTGCTTATACTTTTAACAGTATTGATGACTTAGAAAATGGAGTCATTAATAACTATTACTATGGTCGTTCAAAGGTTGATGTAACGGGTAGGGACGATTGGGCGCCTAGTTTCGGAGCTATGCAGTTAGGATTTTATGCTCAAGACACTTGGAATGCTACCAACCGGTTTACATTGACGTATGGTATTCGTATGGATATCCCCATTTTCTTGGATACTCCTACAAAAAACGATGATTTTAACAATACGGATATAGCTAAAAATTATAGTGTTTATACTAATCGTAAACTGAGTAGTACTCCCTTGTGGTCTCCGCGTTTGGGATTCCGTTGGAAATTGACTGATGATGGAAGAGCCTTGCTGCGTGGTGGACTCGGTGTTTTCACAGGTCGTATACCTTTTGTGTGGTTAAGCAATAGTTTTTCAAATACAGGTATGGAATTTGAGAAATATTCCTTAAAGAGTAAGGATATAAAGAAATTGGGTAATGCTTTCTATTTCAATACTGATCCCAAAGGACAAGCTGAAATGTTACAAAATGCAACGGCATCTACAACAGAGGTAGATGTTTTTTCTAAAGACTTTAAATTCGCCCAGAACCTTCGTGCTAATTTAGCTTTCGAATATATGCTTCCGGGCGATGTAAAGATGACATTGGAAGGCCTTTATTCAAAGACGTTGAATGATATATATTATCGCAATTTGAATTATGAGATGGATGGTGACGCTACTGTCGGTTCTACTTATTCCTCACTTTCGTTTGATAACAGACCTATGTTCAAACAACAGAATGACAAATATACTGACATAATGCTGTTGGACAATACAAGTAAAGGTTATACCTATAATGTATCTCTGAAACTGGAAAAGTCATTTAACTTCGGTCTGGATGTAATGGCGGCCTACACTTATGGAGAAAGTAAGTCTATCAACTCCGCGACTTCTTCTGTAGCCTATTCAAACTGGAGATATAACGAGACAAAAGGTAATCCGAACGCGCCGGAGCTGAGTGTCTCCGATTATAGTATTCCGCATCGCATTGTGGCATCTCTATCTTATGGAAAGGAATATGCTAAACGTTTTAAATCAACGGTCAGTCTGGTATATACAGGTCAGTCGGGTGCTCCATATAATATAACTTATTACGGTGATTTGAATGGTGACGGCAGTAACGGTAATGATCTGGTTTTTATTCCTACAGATGAGCAGATTGATGCGATGCAGTTTAAAGCAAAAGGAAATTTGGATGCGGATCAGCAAAAAGCAGACTTGAAAGCATTCTTGGGCAGTGCGAAGTATCTGAAAGACCATCGTGGTGAGTATTATGAAAGAAACTCTGATCGTATGTCTTTTGAGCATCATTTTGATTTCCGTTTCTTGCAAGATTTTAAATTCAGAGTAGCTAAAGAAACACATACTTTGCAATTCTCTGTTGATATAATGAATGTTGGTAACTTGCTTAATAGAAAATGGGGACTTGAAAGTTATATGTCCAATAACTCATATTCTCCTATTTCATACTCCGGTGGAGGTGAATTTCAATATACTCAAGGAGATAAATACGATCCATTTAAAGAGATCTCAAACATAAGCTCTCGATGGAGATGTCAACTTGGTTTAAGATATATATTCTAAGACGAAATATTCCATAAGAAAAGCCGGATAGATGAATAAGTCTATTCGGCTTTCTTTTTTTATAGCTTCATCCTCATCACCACCGGATTATGATCGCTATAACTCCAGTCCGGTGAAAAGTAATCCGTACTTTTCAGTTCCGGAGAGTGGAGGACATAGTCAATTCTTAGTAAATGCTTGAAAAATTTGAAAGTATACATATAGCCATGTCCGCTTGTCTGGAAGCCATCTTGCAGTTTGTTACCTTTCTTGTCACCTTTCTTATCACCTTTCTTATCACCTTTCCTGTTACCTTTTATGGTGTGATAGACATAAGAAGACGGTAGAGAGTTGAAGTCACCACAGACGAGGGTAGGATGGGGGGAGTCGGCTATCAGTTGTTTGAGGACATCAGCTTGTCCGGCACGTTTCCGGAAGTTCTCGTGCAGACCGTCTATCAGAGTCAGAGCGGCACGTTCCGCTTTTTGGGTATCCTCCTTGTAAAGCTCTTTTTCCAGTTTTCTTTTGTTACGCGTCACTTCCGTTGTTTGCAGATGATTATTAAACAGGCGGATCGTGCGACCGGGTATTTCGATGTCACACCACAGGCTGCAATTCTTAGAGTCAGGATAGGTGATAAGACTCTGTTCCCTGATAGGATAACGGCTGAAAACAGCCAGTTGCAAAAGCTCCTTTCCTTCGGGAGCGGAAGGAATATACTGATACGGCCAGTTAGAAAAAGCGGCACATACACTGTCAATGTTAAATGAGGAATTGATACCGACCTCCTGCAAGCAGAGGATATCCGCTTGCAGATTCTGCATTTGAGTAGCGATACCTTTGCAGGAATACCCCATATGTTCGTGGTTGAAAGCATCCACATTGTAAGTCGCTACGGTCAATATTCCGGGTGTATAGGTTCCCAGCTTGGCTATCGGCTCCGAAGCCGGGCTGAAAAGAGGAAACTGAAAGACGCAACTTATATACCCCCAATTACCGAATAAAGCAATGAGAGAAAGGAAAACCCAACACCGCCAGCGGATCGTCCAATAAATGGCAAAAGCCAGATTAGCCAATAAAAGTACAGGCAACCCTAGACCAATAAAGGGGATAAGTTTGAAACTCTCCGGTGTGGCACTTCCGGCAAAGGCACCCACTAGGGTAACACCTGCCAAAACACCTGTCAGCAGGATAGAAAAATAGTAGAACAGTCTATAAAAGGCTTTCATAATAATCTTACTTTATTCTCACACAATATTCTGATTCAGGCACAGTCATTCCGTCGTCACCCCTTCGTAGTCACTTCTTCGTCAACCACTTATTGATTACCTCTTTCAGTTTCGACTGAGCTATCGGTTTCGCTATGAAGTCATTGCATCCCGCTTCCATCGCAGCTTTCACATCATGCTCATAGGCAAAAGCACTCTGAGCGATAATAGGGACCGTAGCAGACAGTTCGCGAATGATCTTGGTAGCCTCCAGTCCATCCAGATTCGGCATTTTGATATCCATCAGAATCAGATCCGGCTTCACCTCATCGTACAAGAGAACCGCTTCCATACCATCGTTGGCACGGACGAGACGATACTGCTTGCTTAGAATAGCGTTCAGTAAATCATAGTTACTGTCCGTATCTTCGGCAATCAGGATACAGACCGTTCCTGTTCCAGTTCCCTTTCCCTTTCCCGTTCCTTCATTCGTAGAACCACCGTTTTCACTCTGCGGCATCTCCTCTTTGTAGAGCACTGTCTTCATCTCCGAATCGACTTCTTTGGGCGTTTCCTGTGTATTATACGGCAAAGTAAACGTAAACGTTGTGCCCACACCCACTATTGAACTGACGGAAATCTGTCCGCCGAGCCGTTCCACGATAGACTTGCAGATAGACAATCCCAGTCCCGTTCCTTGAGCGTGATTATTCAATTTGGCGAAACGCTCGAACACACGTCCCACCTTTTCCGGTTCGATTCCCGTGCCCGTATCCGTTACATGAAATACGATCTGACCATCCACCAACTCATAACCGTACTTGATACTGCCTTCCTTCGTAAACTTTACCGCATTCCCGATCAGGTTTGAAATCACCTGGAACACACGGTTCTTGTCCGTCTCTATCCGCAGGCTCTCGTCCGAAGGCTCATAGACAAGTTGCACACCCTCCGGCGTGCGGAATATATGCGCATCATGTATCTCCTGACACAAACTATGCAGACTCGTAAGTCCAAATGAAAACTCAATCGTTCCCGACTCAATCTTCGAAAGATCGAGAATCTCGTTAATCAGTTGCAGCAGACGCTCATTGTTGGCTTCCACAATATTATAATACGTTCTCCGTTCTTCCGCGTCATCACTTTCGGCTATCAGATGCGAGAAACCGACAATCGCATTCAGCGGTGTACGGATCTCATGACTCATATTGGCGAGGAAAGCCGATTTCAGATTGTCGGACATCTCCGCTTTCTCCTTCGACGCCTGGAGTTCCCGCTTGATCATCTCCAGCTCCGTGATATCCCACTCAATGCTGACGATGATAGGAGAGGACAACTCGTCACCATCCACCTTAATCTTTCGTTTGTCAAGAATAATCAAACTTCCGTTTCTATCCTTTCCCTCAGCGATCCAATGCAGCCCTTTTCCGGTAGCGGCTACCTCAATATCCTCCTGCCTCTTCTTTTCCGCTACAATCGGCGGGTAGAAGTCGTAATCATTCTTGCCCACCGGATTATCATTAAATTGATCCCGGTTGTACGATTCGCGGTTCCGATACACATATCTGAAATCATTATTGACTTCTTTCACCACAATTCCTGCGGGAAGATTATTGATCGTCGTATCCATAATCCGGTTGAGTCGTTTAATCTGCGCCTCATACCTCATTCTTTCCGAGATGTTATGAGCGAACGACCAGAAGCTCTCCTCACCGGAATCACTGATAACGTTGTACATCGTACATTCGTAAGCCAGAATATCCTTATGAATTTTAGAAGGACGATGTGCGATAAATGTATTGCTGCCGTTTTGCACCGCATTTCTGCACCGTTCCTGCCAAGCCTCTTCGGTCGGCATATCTGCGGTGACATCATAGATTTTCAACCGGCTGATGTCCATATTATCCGCCAGACCGTGATTATGTAGAAAACGTCGGTTGGCAAAGATCATCGTACCGTC
This window encodes:
- a CDS encoding TonB-dependent receptor, giving the protein MQKRMRSFLVVAMLMLIATVNAQVTTSSIAGKVTAQKEPIIGATVVAIHEASGTRYGAITNIDGRFTMQGMRAGGPYKVEVSYVGYSTAVFNKINLQLGETYQLDIQLKESSELLDEVVVTGQKGVAASRTGAATSFSLKNIESVPTMSRSLNDITRLTPQATVNSNGAISFAGANNRYNSFQIDGAMNNDVFGLTSNGTNGGQASVEPVSLETIEQIQINIAPFDVRQSGFTGGGINAITKSGTNKFHGSAYFFGNTQALIGTTAGEMEEGQKRTKLDKQHDYQWGVTIGGPIIKDKLFFFANYEKTDKSYPTAYNVGDGSDFTLEETQRVLDILKDKTGGKYNANFDPKDIYTRSDKVGTKIDWNINDRNKFTARYSFVGAQRYNFSRSYSKLNASDVAFVFTNKTHSLTAELNSRIGDNMNNEARFSYVRVRDNREPQGDIFPAITVKKGASSMLLGTEYSSCANRLDQDIFTLSDNFSVLLGNHSLIFGTHNEMYQFENLFIQNLYGAYTFNSIDDLENGVINNYYYGRSKVDVTGRDDWAPSFGAMQLGFYAQDTWNATNRFTLTYGIRMDIPIFLDTPTKNDDFNNTDIAKNYSVYTNRKLSSTPLWSPRLGFRWKLTDDGRALLRGGLGVFTGRIPFVWLSNSFSNTGMEFEKYSLKSKDIKKLGNAFYFNTDPKGQAEMLQNATASTTEVDVFSKDFKFAQNLRANLAFEYMLPGDVKMTLEGLYSKTLNDIYYRNLNYEMDGDATVGSTYSSLSFDNRPMFKQQNDKYTDIMLLDNTSKGYTYNVSLKLEKSFNFGLDVMAAYTYGESKSINSATSSVAYSNWRYNETKGNPNAPELSVSDYSIPHRIVASLSYGKEYAKRFKSTVSLVYTGQSGAPYNITYYGDLNGDGSNGNDLVFIPTDEQIDAMQFKAKGNLDADQQKADLKAFLGSAKYLKDHRGEYYERNSDRMSFEHHFDFRFLQDFKFRVAKETHTLQFSVDIMNVGNLLNRKWGLESYMSNNSYSPISYSGGGEFQYTQGDKYDPFKEISNISSRWRCQLGLRYIF
- a CDS encoding endonuclease/exonuclease/phosphatase family protein; this translates as MKAFYRLFYYFSILLTGVLAGVTLVGAFAGSATPESFKLIPFIGLGLPVLLLANLAFAIYWTIRWRCWVFLSLIALFGNWGYISCVFQFPLFSPASEPIAKLGTYTPGILTVATYNVDAFNHEHMGYSCKGIATQMQNLQADILCLQEVGINSSFNIDSVCAAFSNWPYQYIPSAPEGKELLQLAVFSRYPIREQSLITYPDSKNCSLWCDIEIPGRTIRLFNNHLQTTEVTRNKRKLEKELYKEDTQKAERAALTLIDGLHENFRKRAGQADVLKQLIADSPHPTLVCGDFNSLPSSYVYHTIKGNRKGDKKGDKKGDKKGNKLQDGFQTSGHGYMYTFKFFKHLLRIDYVLHSPELKSTDYFSPDWSYSDHNPVVMRMKL
- a CDS encoding hybrid sensor histidine kinase/response regulator, producing the protein MDRTLHNANNAQRILELTADTMLLIDRNGICVDIDSHCDLWFLQEEVLLGKNIFELLPERTRDKVMPVFETVIGEQRNISKNFKLVLKDETFYFKCLMYPYDDMVLCQYRDITQRSNVKRQLEQANRTLREIQKVAQIGHWTYNTAENVFHYTGYTGVLCKEGVQHISFDTYKQLIMEEDRLAFEDWCEKNVSEFNSESISYRIRLDGSIFYVCIQTYLREEVPDGSFNIEGYIQNISDLQHRRNDINTLTHAINNATESIFAAQPDGTMIFANRRFLHNHGLADNMDISRLKIYDVTADMPTEEAWQERCRNAVQNGSNTFIAHRPSKIHKDILAYECTMYNVISDSGEESFWSFAHNISERMRYEAQIKRLNRIMDTTINNLPAGIVVKEVNNDFRYVYRNRESYNRDQFNDNPVGKNDYDFYPPIVAEKKRQEDIEVAATGKGLHWIAEGKDRNGSLIILDKRKIKVDGDELSSPIIVSIEWDITELEMIKRELQASKEKAEMSDNLKSAFLANMSHEIRTPLNAIVGFSHLIAESDDAEERRTYYNIVEANNERLLQLINEILDLSKIESGTIEFSFGLTSLHSLCQEIHDAHIFRTPEGVQLVYEPSDESLRIETDKNRVFQVISNLIGNAVKFTKEGSIKYGYELVDGQIVFHVTDTGTGIEPEKVGRVFERFAKLNNHAQGTGLGLSICKSIVERLGGQISVSSIVGVGTTFTFTLPYNTQETPKEVDSEMKTVLYKEEMPQSENGGSTNEGTGKGKGTGTGTVCILIAEDTDSNYDLLNAILSKQYRLVRANDGMEAVLLYDEVKPDLILMDIKMPNLDGLEATKIIRELSATVPIIAQSAFAYEHDVKAAMEAGCNDFIAKPIAQSKLKEVINKWLTKK